The nucleotide sequence CCACGGCGGCCCCCGCGCCGACCCGGTCGGCCGGGCGGCCTCCCGTCCTCGGCCTCGGCGCCCAGGGGGCCGAGGTCACCGAACTCCAGCTCCGCCTGCGCCAGATCGGCTTCTACGACGGCGACGCCGACGGCGCCTACGACGGCGAGGTCCAGAGCGCGGTCCGCGGCTACCAGCTGACCCGCGTCCTCATCGAGGACGACTCGGGCGTCTACGGCGAGGCGACGCGCGCCTCGCTCGAAGCCGAGACGTCGGAGCCGTGACCCCGGTCGCGACGCGGACGCTCCCGCGACGCGCCCGCCGGACCCGCCCGCCGAACGGGCGGCGGTGGCGCGTGCCGTACGGCCGGGACGGCGGCGAGCGACCTCGTCGGCCAGGTTCCGACACGGTGGCTCAGCCGTGCGCCAGCAGGTCGAGGTGGCGTCGTGCCTGCTCGGCCGTGCCGCTGTGGGGGAACTACTCGGTGATCTGCTGCCAGATGTCGCGGGCGTGCTCGACACCCTCGGGGTCGTCGCGGGTTTCGAGGGCCCGGGCCAGGTGAGCCCACTGCTGGGCGTGGCCGCCGGAGTGCTCGACCGCGTCCTGGAGAAGGTCGACGGCTTCGTCGAGGCGCCCCTGCCGGAAGGCGACCCAGCCGCAGGCGTCCTCACACACGGCCATCCGGCTCGGCTCCAGCACCCGGCGCGCACTCTGCAGGGCGCCCTCCGCCAACAGGCGCGCCTCGTCGAGCCGGATGCCCTGCTCCGCGTAGAACATGGCGAGCCGTGCGGTGAGGGTGATCAGCGCGGCCCGCAGCGGAGGTTCCTCGTCCGTGCCGCGGAACGCGGTCAGCCGGGCCGCGCAGGCGTCCTGGGCCTCGAGAAGCTCCTGCTCCACCTCCCACGGCTGCTCACGCCCGGCGATCAGATGGGCGATCCACTCGTGGTGCCGACCGGCGCCCGACTGCCGGGCAGTGCCGCCGATCGAGCGCAGGGCCACGATCGCGTCATCGGAACGGCCCAGCAGATCGAGGACGTTGGCCAGTTCCTCGTGCATCCGGGCCTCCAGGTCCGCGCTCAGTGAGGCCTCCCGCGTGGCGTCGACCAACTCCTCCCGAGTCCGCTCCAGGAGCCCCGTGCGCTCGTCGCCCTGCGAGGTCTCCGCCTGCCCGCGATGGGTGACGGCCAGTTCGAGACGGGCCAGGTCCCGTTGCTCCCCGGCCGGCAGGAGCTCGATCAACCGCAACAGCGTCTGCTCGGCGAGGTCGTACTGGGCCCGGTGGTCGCGGTACAGCCGCGCCAGGGTGAAGCGGGGATACGCGTAGAGCGGCGCCAGCTTCGACGCGCCCCGGCAGTCCCGCGATCTCGCTGTGCAGCAAC is from Streptomyces sp. NBC_01314 and encodes:
- a CDS encoding tetratricopeptide repeat protein, encoding MIELLPAGEQRDLARLELAVTHRGQAETSQGDERTGLLERTREELVDATREASLSADLEARMHEELANVLDLLGRSDDAIVALRSIGGTARQSGAGRHHEWIAHLIAGREQPWEVEQELLEAQDACAARLTAFRGTDEEPPLRAALITLTARLAMFYAEQGIRLDEARLLAEGALQSARRVLEPSRMAVCEDACGWVAFRQGRLDEAVDLLQDAVEHSGGHAQQWAHLARALETRDDPEGVEHARDIWQQITE